One genomic region from Microcystis panniformis FACHB-1757 encodes:
- a CDS encoding molybdenum cofactor guanylyltransferase: protein MGDFPALTALILAGGQSSRMGRDKALLSFQGLSFLENTCLIAQDCAVQVSVITPWPERYELIIPQYCRIIKEPLPTRGPLLAFALALTFVSTDWVLLLPCDLPLLTPPIIQEWSRLLATVPENAMALVPRCGNRWEPLCAFYHRRCLESLQTYIQQGGTAFQKWLNVAVVEELIIDNSEILFNCNTPEDLEIIINSPDINRKKT, encoded by the coding sequence ATGGGTGATTTTCCGGCTTTAACGGCGTTAATTCTGGCTGGTGGTCAAAGTTCCCGTATGGGACGAGATAAAGCATTGTTATCTTTTCAGGGTCTCTCTTTTCTAGAGAATACTTGTTTAATTGCCCAAGATTGTGCGGTGCAAGTGTCTGTGATTACGCCTTGGCCAGAACGTTATGAACTGATCATTCCCCAATACTGCCGGATAATTAAGGAACCGCTTCCCACTAGGGGGCCTTTATTGGCCTTTGCCTTGGCATTAACTTTTGTATCAACCGATTGGGTTTTATTACTCCCTTGCGATTTACCTTTACTAACGCCTCCAATTATTCAAGAATGGTCAAGATTATTAGCCACTGTACCAGAAAATGCCATGGCTTTGGTTCCTCGGTGCGGCAATCGTTGGGAGCCTCTCTGTGCTTTTTATCATCGTCGTTGTTTAGAATCTTTGCAGACTTATATTCAGCAAGGGGGAACTGCTTTTCAAAAATGGTTAAATGTCGCTGTGGTGGAGGAATTGATTATCGATAATTCCGAGATTTTATTTAACTGTAATACTCCAGAAGATTTAGAGATAATAATAAACTCCCCAGATATTAACCGTAAGAAAACCTAG
- a CDS encoding DNA-directed RNA polymerase subunit omega codes for MSKRFKFDSSEMIYLTDKLMNAASNRYSIVVQVARRAKRVRYDTVENIDDPMIKPVQRALMEMTDELTEPELLRD; via the coding sequence ATGTCCAAACGGTTTAAATTCGACTCCTCCGAGATGATTTATCTCACCGATAAACTGATGAATGCGGCCAGCAATCGTTACTCGATCGTCGTGCAAGTCGCTAGACGGGCCAAACGCGTCCGCTACGATACCGTAGAAAATATCGACGACCCGATGATTAAACCCGTCCAACGGGCCCTGATGGAAATGACTGACGAATTAACCGAACCGGAATTATTACGCGATTAA
- a CDS encoding IS1634 family transposase encodes MYIEKVPNRNSPPAVLLRESYREGDQVKKRTLANLSKLPDDIIDNLKLALKGATLSMNEGIPNHFEVIRSLPHGHVMAILETIKKLGLDKIISEKSSRIRNVVVAMIVARIINPKSKLATARGFNSETCSQSLGQLLDLEKADEDELYNALDWLLEKQEKIEKHLALKHLESGTLVLYDVTSTYLEGDGCELGKYGDNRDKKKGKTQIVFGLLCSAKGCPIAVEVFEGNTSDGATLSGQIEKVRKGWGIENVVWVSDRGIFTNSKIKELVKPIEGLDYITGLTKPQIRKLAEVEVIQLGLFDQVNLVEFESEDYPDERLIACRNPFIAQKNQLQREALLEAVEKELDLIVQATQREKRALKGQDKIALRVGKILNQFKVNKYYNLEITEEGFSYQRKLELIAQETALDGVYVLRTSLESTLMDAATTVKAYKSLSQVEEAFRCYKSIDLKVRPIYHYKGDRVKAHIFLCMLAYYVEWHLKQSLAPLLFEDEEIDDGSLNVIKASRSESAQSKERKKRNQENFPVHSFRTLLEDLGTICLNTVECTIREGSYRFSKITRPTQLQQKALDLLGVSLICTQ; translated from the coding sequence ATGTATATAGAAAAAGTTCCTAACCGTAATTCTCCCCCCGCTGTTCTTCTTCGGGAGTCCTACCGAGAAGGAGATCAAGTCAAAAAAAGAACCCTGGCCAATCTCTCAAAATTACCCGATGATATTATCGACAATCTGAAACTGGCTCTTAAAGGGGCAACACTGTCCATGAATGAAGGCATTCCCAATCATTTTGAAGTGATTAGAAGTCTTCCTCATGGTCATGTGATGGCTATTTTAGAGACGATTAAAAAATTAGGTTTAGATAAAATAATCAGTGAAAAATCCTCACGAATCAGAAACGTAGTGGTGGCAATGATTGTGGCAAGAATCATCAATCCTAAATCGAAATTAGCCACAGCGAGAGGGTTTAATAGCGAAACTTGCAGTCAGAGTTTAGGACAATTGTTAGACTTAGAGAAAGCCGATGAAGACGAATTATATAACGCCTTAGATTGGTTATTAGAAAAACAAGAGAAAATTGAGAAGCACCTAGCACTTAAACACTTGGAATCAGGAACATTAGTCTTGTATGATGTCACTTCTACTTACCTAGAAGGAGATGGTTGTGAACTGGGAAAATATGGTGATAATCGAGATAAAAAGAAAGGGAAAACTCAGATAGTTTTTGGTCTGCTCTGTTCAGCTAAGGGTTGTCCGATAGCGGTAGAAGTATTTGAAGGAAACACCTCAGACGGTGCTACTTTAAGCGGACAAATTGAGAAAGTCAGAAAGGGTTGGGGGATTGAGAATGTGGTCTGGGTAAGCGATAGAGGAATTTTCACCAACTCGAAAATCAAGGAATTAGTAAAACCCATAGAAGGATTAGACTATATTACTGGTTTAACTAAGCCTCAAATTCGGAAACTGGCTGAGGTAGAAGTGATTCAATTAGGATTATTTGATCAGGTAAACTTGGTGGAATTTGAGAGTGAAGATTATCCCGATGAAAGATTAATTGCTTGTCGTAATCCCTTCATTGCCCAGAAAAATCAACTACAAAGAGAGGCATTATTAGAAGCGGTAGAGAAGGAACTAGATTTGATTGTTCAGGCGACTCAAAGGGAGAAAAGAGCTTTAAAGGGTCAAGATAAGATAGCTTTGAGAGTGGGCAAGATTCTTAATCAGTTTAAAGTCAATAAATACTATAACCTAGAGATAACAGAGGAAGGCTTTTCTTATCAGCGTAAGCTGGAATTAATCGCTCAAGAAACGGCCTTGGATGGTGTGTATGTGTTAAGAACTTCTCTGGAGTCAACCTTGATGGATGCAGCGACGACGGTTAAAGCTTATAAAAGTTTATCTCAAGTGGAGGAGGCATTTCGCTGTTATAAGTCAATTGATTTAAAGGTACGTCCTATCTATCATTATAAGGGTGATAGAGTTAAAGCCCATATCTTTTTATGTATGTTGGCTTATTATGTGGAATGGCATTTAAAACAGTCCTTGGCTCCTTTGTTATTTGAGGATGAAGAAATTGATGATGGTTCTCTGAATGTGATTAAGGCGAGTCGCAGTGAATCCGCTCAATCTAAAGAGAGAAAAAAACGGAATCAAGAGAATTTTCCTGTGCATAGCTTTCGGACTTTGTTGGAAGATCTGGGGACAATTTGCTTGAATACAGTGGAATGTACGATTAGGGAGGGAAGTTATCGTTTTTCTAAGATAACTCGACCGACCCAACTGCAACAAAAAGCGTTAGATTTATTGGGAGTTTCCCTGATTTGTACCCAGTAA
- a CDS encoding SufE family protein, whose translation MLPSNLDRIVERLKRRTDPKQKYEQLLAFAKKLEPIPESAKIPANKVHGCVSQVYITADIENGQVWYKGDSDAQLVKGLVALLIEGLNGLTPTEILQVTPDFIEETGLKVSLTPSRANGFYNIFQLMQKKALGFQLGMSA comes from the coding sequence ATGCTCCCGTCTAATCTCGATCGCATCGTCGAACGCCTCAAACGTCGTACCGATCCTAAGCAAAAATACGAACAATTACTAGCTTTTGCTAAAAAACTAGAACCAATACCAGAATCTGCCAAAATACCCGCTAATAAAGTTCATGGCTGTGTATCCCAAGTTTATATCACTGCCGACATCGAAAATGGCCAAGTTTGGTACAAAGGGGATTCCGACGCACAATTAGTCAAAGGTTTAGTTGCTTTGTTAATCGAGGGGTTAAATGGACTGACTCCCACAGAAATCCTGCAAGTCACCCCGGATTTTATCGAAGAAACCGGTTTAAAAGTCAGTCTTACCCCTTCCCGCGCCAACGGATTTTATAATATTTTCCAATTAATGCAGAAAAAAGCTCTCGGTTTTCAGTTGGGAATGTCCGCTTAG
- a CDS encoding PEP-CTERM sorting domain-containing protein (PEP-CTERM proteins occur, often in large numbers, in the proteomes of bacteria that also encode an exosortase, a predicted intramembrane cysteine proteinase. The presence of a PEP-CTERM domain at a protein's C-terminus predicts cleavage within the sorting domain, followed by covalent anchoring to some some component of the (usually Gram-negative) cell surface. Many PEP-CTERM proteins exhibit an unusual sequence composition that includes large numbers of potential glycosylation sites. Expression of one such protein has been shown restore the ability of a bacterium to form floc, a type of biofilm.), with amino-acid sequence MKLPIIGILSGVALATLGISGIAEAFQLIPSGLSPGNQYRLVFVTDGTIQATSTDINTYNTFVDNEAHTSTILNDAFTNVGIDPASITWKVIGSTASVNAIDNTSTNTVDTSVPIYGLDGKLIAFGNSDLWDGDICPHIPAAGIICHDGGISMSQSGHYLFGDVWTGTLSSGVAWSEPNLGPLGSVPVTIGSSYGTNVTWIRYGSDFGPGFNGPVAFRPLYGISSVLTVPTPTATTPEPSSLLGFITLGGLMLGGTVRKARK; translated from the coding sequence GTGAAACTACCCATTATCGGCATCCTATCAGGAGTTGCCCTTGCGACTCTAGGCATCTCTGGCATTGCAGAAGCTTTTCAACTGATTCCTTCTGGTCTTAGTCCTGGTAATCAGTATCGCTTGGTATTTGTTACGGATGGCACGATTCAAGCAACAAGCACTGACATAAATACCTACAATACCTTTGTTGACAATGAGGCGCACACCTCAACAATATTAAATGACGCTTTTACGAATGTAGGAATCGACCCTGCTAGTATTACTTGGAAGGTGATCGGTTCGACAGCTAGTGTGAATGCGATCGACAATACCTCAACCAATACAGTTGACACGAGTGTCCCTATCTATGGTCTAGATGGCAAACTGATCGCCTTCGGTAACTCCGACCTGTGGGATGGCGATATCTGTCCCCATATACCGGCGGCTGGCATCATTTGTCATGATGGTGGTATTTCGATGTCGCAATCTGGTCATTATTTATTCGGTGATGTGTGGACGGGGACTTTATCTTCGGGAGTTGCTTGGTCGGAACCTAATTTAGGTCCACTTGGGTCGGTACCAGTAACTATCGGATCGAGCTATGGAACGAACGTAACTTGGATTCGTTATGGGAGCGATTTTGGTCCAGGGTTTAACGGTCCGGTAGCATTCCGCCCTTTGTACGGAATCTCTTCGGTGCTGACGGTTCCCACCCCGACTGCGACCACTCCAGAACCTTCTAGCCTTCTCGGTTTTATCACCTTGGGCGGATTAATGCTAGGGGGTACCGTCCGCAAAGCGCGGAAGTAA
- a CDS encoding Uma2 family endonuclease, producing MVNLSYNKNRLLPTAEELPCSDETPVDNQLQNDIPNLLLSLLAFIWMGRDDWYFGVDMGVYYNPDEPAIIPDGFLAIGVKHDTGERGRLSYVLWEEAYIMPILALEVISEKYNGEYEGKLADYQTLGILYYAIYNPLSGRRGRFKNRERLEVYKLIAGKYELLEPENNRVWLPEIGLALGYEQGEHIAWVREWLYWYDQSGNRYLTAEERARAAAAIAAQERLNAQQERLNAQQERLAKQAAEAIAEQERFAKQQAEQKAQRLAERLRSLGINPDEM from the coding sequence ATGGTTAACCTTTCCTACAATAAAAATCGCCTTCTTCCCACTGCTGAAGAATTACCCTGTTCTGACGAAACACCCGTGGATAACCAGTTACAGAACGACATTCCCAATCTATTACTTAGTTTATTAGCATTTATTTGGATGGGGCGGGATGATTGGTATTTTGGTGTCGATATGGGAGTTTATTACAATCCCGACGAACCGGCGATCATACCCGATGGATTTTTAGCCATTGGAGTCAAACACGATACCGGCGAAAGGGGAAGATTAAGCTATGTTCTCTGGGAAGAAGCTTATATTATGCCGATATTGGCCCTGGAAGTGATTTCTGAGAAATATAATGGGGAATATGAGGGAAAGTTAGCGGATTATCAAACCCTAGGCATTCTCTATTACGCCATTTACAATCCCTTGAGCGGTAGAAGGGGAAGGTTTAAAAATAGAGAGAGATTAGAGGTTTATAAGCTTATAGCGGGGAAATACGAGCTTTTAGAGCCTGAAAATAATCGGGTATGGTTGCCAGAAATCGGGTTAGCCTTGGGATATGAGCAGGGAGAACATATCGCTTGGGTGCGAGAATGGCTTTATTGGTATGATCAATCGGGAAATCGCTATTTAACCGCAGAGGAAAGGGCAAGGGCAGCGGCGGCCATCGCCGCTCAAGAACGTTTGAATGCCCAACAAGAACGTTTGAATGCCCAACAAGAACGTTTGGCTAAACAGGCAGCCGAAGCGATCGCCGAGCAAGAACGTTTCGCCAAACAGCAAGCGGAACAAAAAGCCCAACGACTAGCGGAAAGACTAAGATCACTGGGTATCAACCCCGATGAAATGTAG
- a CDS encoding DnaJ domain-containing protein produces MKNYYEILQIPRNASNNQIKAAFRRLARQYHPDYNPNDPEAVAKFREIEQAYRVLSDKDKRKEYDRSLSPEIPTFNRSAEDFYQQGWHYAQEKNYQLAIAFYQQAITINPQFWQAYLQRAEVYYHNQQDRQVLSDCRQVLQLKPDCSQAYYYLGLSRQRLGYTQSSLEAYGKAIAIDPNNPQFYYHRGLALEELSELPAARKDFQIAAKKFKQQGNFRRYHAIANKLRDAHKSYRQQQSIKWSKTLFIVFNLLKISGSSLLKPKTGLAQSFLKLNRNQALATGALAAIISSFFIAFTWQNWTVKSEFLLLLGWAVFPFIILTLSSWFGRKLSNKYGSFTGDIFLAGLIVLPFSLVILLTSYLSINGDIIGAIIGVTGGYLTGMLYYGYRHLSNISSPISLLLLPFVLGFLTVNIWGVYYYL; encoded by the coding sequence ATGAAAAATTACTATGAAATCCTGCAAATTCCCCGTAATGCCAGTAATAATCAGATAAAAGCCGCTTTTCGTCGTCTGGCCCGGCAATATCACCCCGATTATAATCCCAATGATCCAGAAGCAGTGGCAAAATTTCGGGAAATTGAACAAGCTTATCGGGTTTTGAGCGATAAAGACAAAAGAAAAGAGTATGATCGCAGTTTATCCCCGGAAATACCCACTTTTAACCGCAGTGCCGAGGATTTTTATCAACAGGGATGGCACTACGCTCAAGAGAAAAATTATCAACTAGCGATCGCATTTTACCAGCAAGCGATCACAATTAATCCGCAATTTTGGCAGGCCTATCTGCAACGGGCGGAAGTTTACTACCATAATCAGCAGGATCGGCAAGTTTTAAGCGATTGTCGGCAAGTTTTGCAGTTAAAACCCGATTGTTCCCAAGCTTACTATTACCTCGGTTTATCCCGTCAACGACTCGGTTACACCCAATCCTCCCTAGAAGCTTATGGCAAAGCAATCGCCATTGACCCCAATAACCCCCAATTCTATTATCACAGAGGATTAGCTCTAGAGGAACTCTCGGAACTGCCAGCAGCACGAAAAGATTTTCAAATAGCAGCCAAGAAATTTAAGCAACAGGGAAATTTTCGCCGCTATCATGCCATTGCCAATAAGTTAAGAGATGCTCATAAAAGTTATCGACAACAGCAATCAATCAAGTGGTCAAAAACTCTTTTTATTGTTTTTAATTTGCTGAAAATCTCTGGCTCATCTTTGCTCAAACCTAAGACCGGTCTAGCACAGTCTTTTTTAAAGCTTAACCGTAATCAGGCTTTGGCTACGGGTGCATTAGCAGCAATAATCAGCAGTTTTTTTATCGCTTTTACTTGGCAAAACTGGACAGTTAAATCTGAGTTTTTGCTGTTATTAGGCTGGGCAGTATTTCCTTTTATTATTCTGACTTTATCTAGTTGGTTTGGCAGAAAATTAAGTAATAAATATGGTAGTTTTACTGGCGATATATTTTTAGCTGGCCTAATAGTTTTGCCCTTTTCCCTCGTCATTTTGCTCACTTCCTATTTATCCATAAATGGCGATATTATTGGCGCAATTATCGGTGTAACGGGCGGTTATCTAACCGGAATGCTCTACTATGGTTATCGCCATTTATCCAATATTTCTTCGCCGATCTCTTTACTTTTACTCCCTTTTGTGCTAGGTTTTCTTACGGTTAATATCTGGGGAGTTTATTATTATCTCTAA
- a CDS encoding YtxH domain-containing protein, whose amino-acid sequence MADKNNGNGGLFVVGVLVGSAIGAVAGLLVAPRSGKETRRILQKSARALPELAEDLTTTMQLQADRLSESARRNWDDTLMRLKEAVTAGIEASQSLATDNPFPDSEDSPQGDNHHSNDH is encoded by the coding sequence ATGGCAGATAAAAATAACGGTAACGGTGGCTTATTCGTCGTCGGGGTTTTAGTGGGCAGTGCGATCGGGGCAGTGGCGGGTTTATTAGTAGCGCCGAGATCTGGAAAAGAAACCCGTCGAATTCTGCAAAAATCCGCCCGGGCTTTGCCTGAATTAGCCGAAGATCTGACCACGACGATGCAATTACAGGCCGATCGCCTATCGGAATCGGCCCGGCGTAATTGGGATGATACTTTAATGAGATTAAAAGAGGCGGTGACAGCCGGAATCGAAGCTAGTCAAAGTCTAGCCACGGACAATCCTTTCCCCGACTCAGAAGACTCCCCCCAAGGCGATAATCATCACTCGAATGACCATTAA